A genomic window from Artemia franciscana chromosome 14, ASM3288406v1, whole genome shotgun sequence includes:
- the LOC136035631 gene encoding selenoprotein W-like, whose protein sequence is MVKIHVEYCGAUGYAPRYQELAAKIRKAAPDAEVTGNVGRRSSFEVTVNGELIHSKLSTNGFPDFDEVVEIVISVTKGDKPRTVEKTHSSCIIL, encoded by the exons ATGGTGAAAATTCATGTTGAATATTG tggtGCATGAGGCTACGCCCCTCGTTATCAAGAGCTTGCAGCAAAAATTCGTAAAGCAGCTCCTGATGCGGAAGTAACTGGCAACGTTGGACGACgat cgtCGTTCGAAGTGACCGTTAATGGCGAGCTAATACATTCTAAGCTCAGTACAAATGGTTTTCCTGACTTTGATGAAGTTGTCGAAATTGTCATCTCTGTCACTAAAGGAGACAAGCCAAGAACTGTGGAAAAGACACATTCTTCTTGTATTATTTTATAG